The genomic window tttatttgtatttatttatttcttccacatctttatgatttcttttattatttcatttttatcccTTTATTTATTAgttaatttgtttctttataacattttgattgtttattttaagatttaatttctagccatttatttattgatttctttagttgtatttatttattaatttttaaaattctatttatttatctatcACATTTATTTACATATGGGTTTATGTTTATGTATTTATgacaaattttcatttatttatgaaaaatttttatttagttatttgtCACTATTTTCATTATTGGTTTCacctattttattattttatttttttcatttattgcatttgtttatttcttttcttttattaagcacatattttttatttcttgcatttcatgtttttattttcatgtatttactatatatatttatctaattaaatttatttatttcctacataattctattaatttttttgtgtgaattatttatttatttattatgatGCACACTTGctttctttaatttcctttatttattccTTAATTTTTATGATTGATTTTGAttaattaatgtaatttattattttgattttaaaaatatttattattgattttatgattaattttatttctttctatttctattttctatttctttctatttaatttcttatttctttctttttacttctttctttcttctttatttttattattgattttattatttattatgatAAATTTTATGATTTATTATGATTATTTTGATGATTCATTTGATTTTATGatttctatattatatattaattataatcATCCTTATTTTACTGCGAATTACTACGAAATAACGAAAAATAGCCATTTTGATGCCTTCAGGTCAGGAAATTGATCGTTTTGGATCCCCAGAAGAGGCTGACGGTTcaccaggccctgcagcacccctgggtcactgggaaagcagcaaaattCGCTCACATGGACAGCACGCAGAGGAAACTGCAGGAATTCAATGCCAGGAGGAAACTGAAGGTGAggaggggacacctggcacCATCAGGGACgtgtgacagcacagggaggggacaccggaaagggaagtttattttctgcctCTGACATTTCATagatttctaaaagtgacagtggattaaaaagtaaaagtgccgcctctccaatgacactaaacaaaccaacagtctgtcaaatttcccttcttccataaaagaatgcaaaatgaGAAGTTATTTACAAAAAAGGGGGTGGAAACGTTTGTTACGAAAATGCATAAACATCAAAAaacttagaaaatcttaaaaaatcaaagcGGCAGAGATAACTGTCCCCATCCATGGCCTGGAAGGGCAGCACCCTCTTGGGTACCGAGGGACAGTTTGGAGCGGTgccaggggatttttgggatggattttagggaaaggtTCCTCCCCTGCGTGTGCTGGGCACTGAATTCCCTCAACCTGAGGCAGCCACGGCTGCAGGAGTTTGGGGTGGAATTGCTGGGGATGAGATTGCTGGGGATGAGATTGTTGGGGCAGGATTGTGGGGATGATATTGTTGGGATGGGACTGTTGGAACATGGAATTGTGGTGCCGGGATTGTGGGGTGGGGTTGCTGGGGCAGGATTGTGGGGATGGGATTGTGGGCTGGGATGGTTGAGGTGGGATTGTTGGGTTGTCCTGGGCCAGGCCAGGATTTGTGCTGGGTGATCCCCTCGGAACATTCCACAATTCCCTGAtcctctgcccctctcccaggCTGCCATGAAAGCCGTGGTGGCCTCCAGCCGCTTGGGCAACCACGGCCACCACGACTGCTCCCGCAGCGGCCGCGGCCATGGGGGACCCCGGGTCCTGGCCCAGCCCGCGGGGAacggcagcgccggggccggCACGGAGCTCAGAACGTTCCAGAGCGACCACCCTGCCACGTTCCAGAGCGACCGCTCCGATGTGGGCCCGGTGGCCATGGTCCAGAGTGACCACCCTGCCACGGTCCAGAGTGACCATCCCACCACGTTCCAGAGTGACCACTGCACTGAGGGCCCGGTGGCCGCGTTCCAGAGTGACCACCCCACCACAGTCCAGAGTGACCATCCCGCCGCGTTCCAGAGTGACCATCCCGCCACATTCCAGAGTGACCACCCCAATGTGGCCTCAGTGGCCAAGTTCCAGAGTGACCACCCCACCCTGGGCCCGGTGGCCGCGTTCCAGAGTGACCATCCCGCCACGTTCCAGAGTGACCACCCCAATGTGACCCCGGTGGCCAAGTTCCAGAGTGACCACCCCACCATGTTCCAGAGTGACCACCCTGATGTGGCCCCAATGTCCATGGTCCAGAGTGACCACGCCGTGGTGGCCCCGGTGgccgtgccagggcctgcctgTGACAGCTAACAGCCCCACAGTGGTGGCATCGCCAAgccttggctgctgctctgggctctgggacaTCCTCGTGTCACGTCCTGGGACATCCTCGTGTCGTGTCCTGCCAGCCCCGCTcgctgtccctctgtctgtccccaccAGCTGAGGGGACATGGCAGTGACTTTTCTTCCCACTCTGCAGCAGTCTGGGCCGCCGTGGTTTGGGAAGATCCCAAAAATCGAGACACGAAGAGGATTTCTCCCACCTTTCCTGCAAAGGCAGCGAGTTGTCTTTAAGGGGTTCCTGTAAATAATCATGaaagttggttttgttttttatttttctgccataGCTGTGACATGTCCAGCGCTGtcaccagcccagctgtggggctgctgctgtgttagGAGGGGCTTTCGGAGCCTTTGACCCCAAATGTTCAATCCTCTCTGGAGAGCAGCCCATGCCAGTGCTGCCCTTGTCATTCCCGAGCCCTGGGTTGTGTTTTTTTGGGTGTTCCCCACCTTCAGCCTTGCTGTGGATccctgctggtggtggtggggtGGTCACAGACTGGGAATGCTGGTCCAGCCTCCCCTTGGCATTCCAGGTCAGGATTGACACAATTCTAATACAGGAATTTGAATATTGTGAGATTTTAGCCATGCGATTGCTGTTCCCTGAGGGAGATCAGTGAGTTTatacctttttttaatttttattttttaatgaaatcagCAGACAAActtattgaaaattatttttatttttaaggcagGATAAAAGGTGACCGTTTACAGATTTTAATAGAGAGCAAGTGAGCAGCCAGCAAAAGCCATATTCCATGTGGGAattgcagagagctgctgggatcCTGCCAGGGTTGAGCCCTAAGGCAGCAACCATGACCTGCACCCCCACATTTTGGGCTTAGAACGGTGTGTTCAGGGTAAAAATCCCACCAAATTCGTACAGGAGGTTCACTCCCCCAGGATGGGCGTGCAGAATTGAGCAGCTGGGACGGGaagggcaaaaataaaacaacccaaAATTGGATGTTTTGCCAAAGGTGATGCAGCAGTGACGGACCTGAGGAtgacagagcaggggcaggaggttGAGGTCAgagcagggggaggaaaaaTGAGTTTGGGGATTTTCTCCAGCACAAATAGAAATCAAAGCAGCTCAGAGTGAGGAGGATCCACCCCGGAGCtcagtggggtttggggagccaaaggcagcagagaaatGGGGTGTTCAAGAGGGGCTTTGGCCAGAGCTGCACTTTTTGAACTTGAGCTGCTCTTTTGTGGGgaagcagctgcccagagaggcGTCCCAGGGGGAAATGAAGCCCCTGATCCCATGGgactctgcagcacagggaaattccccctttttctttgcatttttggCAGGagttttcccctctcctttttccaGCCCTGAGGGCTGAGCCTTGCAGggtgctcagctccagctctgtgttgtGTCATTGGACCTGAACCCTGCCTTGTTGTTCCCCAACACAGCTTTTAAAGACTATTTTCTATCCTTTGACATGAAATGCTGATTAAAGCCCCTCACGGGGCCAGgctggcacccccagagcctgcagagcagggaagaggcTGAGGAACAGTTGCAGAATTCCCAGTAAAATGGGAATTCCGCTTGACAAATCAATTACACAAACTATCTCCAGCGGTGGAAGGATGAAGGAGGGGGCCTGCAAACCAAACCAGAACTGGagtttatttcttattattattattattccacAGGTATCTGTATTTAAAGGTGGGAAAAAACCACTCCTGGTGGGGAGGTGCATTTTGGTCTGTTTGCTGTTTGCTGAGTGTGTTTGAGTGAGTGCTGCAGTGTGGTGGTGACAGTTCTGCCAGCCAGGTGTTGATGACCAAGTAGAGACAGTGAATAAAGCATCCAACCTCTGAGTGTGGGCTCTGTGTTCactgttttccttaaaaatctAAAGATTTGGGATGGAACGGGTTGGTGTTCTAAGCTGataaggaagtgagtttttaaAGAAGTTGTAGTTCAACCAATTTGTGAAAAGTGCACATTATATGGCTCTATGCAGATTTTTATTATATGTGTTTTGTCGTATTGATTTGTAGTGCTGTATTAACATTGTTATGGGGGGTAAATGTAGTTCTGTAGTTAAAAGGTAaattttgtagttaaaataggAACTATGcatgtgggatatttttttaagaaaggaatgaggtactcacaccagatagcagccacaggacacctaaatctttcagagaaagtgaatttattgctccattatcagaagaaattaactttttcttgccttgctcagccctgaagatacctcaggattaagaggaagaagctgacactgaccagacagaatcccgtgtttgaatggaattgatGCATCATGCATGAgctgtatgaatatgcaacaggctgttgcttttaagggttaatcctctgttaatgtgtgtcctttttcgggcttattttgcccagaaagaggtacctggacatccataactctttgttttattgtctcatattgtcctgaTCCAAactgtccaaattattattacgcTAATtacattgctatttttataaccattttattatcattaaacttttaaaattttttaaaaacaagtgatttgCTGCTATCTGGTGCgagtacctcattcctttctttaaaaaaaaatatcccacatacATAGTTACATGATGTTATAACctaaactatatttaacacacgacttaaataattaatacagcataattTAATACataaattaatacagcataacccTAACATAACATGTAtcatattcatttgaatatttgccaaaagccgatcataaaatacgcatttttcgcaacgctgttcctgcccatggccgGGCTCTGAGCTCCGGCCAGCCCAAACCGCCACATGACGTCACAGCTCCTCCATATGACGTCACTCGCTCCGTTGCCATGCCGCCCTCCCCAGACTAGGCGCGGCTTCCGCCCAACTGGCCAATAGAAGATTAGTGGGCGGGACTAAGGCAGCAGCGCGCGTTTGGATTGGATGAGCCTCGTGTTTTGGCCTCGGCGAGGAGGGCGGGGCGCCAGGCGGCGCTCGCTGATTGGTCCGGATGGGCGGTGCCGGGCGGCGCGTGCGCAGAGCCTCGCGTGGAGGGCGGCGGCGCGCACGGGGGGCGGCGTTGTCGGGAGCGCGCACGGTAACGGTgcccccccaagccccccgGGCCTTAAAGCGGGATCGGGGGGGAGACGAGGGTCGGGGCGCTATCACTGGCACTGGGGTTGATGTTTGGGAGTCCCGCCCGTCGTCTGACCGGGCGAAGCTCCGTCCCTCCCTTCACCGAGGCGTTTTAGGggggtcctgtccctcccctccccgaggcgttttgggggggtcccgtcCCTCCCCTCACAGAGCGCTAGGACGGTTCCATCCCTCCCGGAGGGGAGTTTGGTGTCACGTCCCTAATAGAGGCGGCTCTGGACGGAgagtcccgtcccgtcccgtcccgtccctcCCCTCACCAGTTCGAGGGACTCTGTGGGACTCTCCCCTCAGCAAGGGTGGTTTAGGGGAGGGTCCcgtccctcccttcccctcacGGTGCCGGGGCGGGTTCGTGCGGTCCCGTCCCTCCTCTCACGTGGGTTTTTGGGGCCGGGCGGTTCCCGCTGTCTCCGCGCCGCCTCCCGGGGGTCCCGCACCGGTCCCGCACCGGCTCCGCCGTTCCGGGCGCCGCTAACGGCCCCTCGtccttccctccttctctccctccgcAGGGCCGCGATCCCGGAGCAGCGGCCATCCCAGCACCTGGACCTTGTAAGTACAGGAAGATCTTTagtatgtgtttttttttaagcccttgaggaagccctgagggcTCTAAGGCCGCTCTGCTGAGGTTTCTGTTGCAAATCGTCTGTAAAAATTGGGGTTAAATGACGGTGTAAAAAGTCTATCGAGCGCGTTATTTTTTAGGGTGTAGTTCCCTGTTTTCAGGGTTTGGTTGCAGGAAGCTGTGGATTGGGCAGGCCCACGGCTGCATTGTGTAATTGCTGATAGTATTTTCCTCACACAGTGAGAGCCACTTGTGCTTCTAGAATTATGGAATTCTTGAATCCTGGAAtcgtttgggttggaaggacctaaagcccatccagtcccatcccTTCCACCATCCCTGGTTGCTCCAAACcttatccaacctggccttggacgcttccaggaatggggcagccacagcttctacagaaaaatggaatttaagaTATAATactggagaagctgcagggtGATATCAGTGCAGTGATCCCGAAGGTAAAGCGATAATAACTGTAGTAATATGTTTGATTAAATCTTGTATTTCCTTCAAAACACAAAGACTACAATGGAAAAAGGTGAGTGACTCCtttattcccctttttttttttcccctcagaacaCCTTGGCATTGCCCTTTTCGTGAAGCTCAGCCATGACTGATCAAGAGCTCATTCTCTGCAAGTGGAAGAGGCGTTTGTGGCCAGCCAAGGTGAGGAGGAATGAGGAAATGTTTGTGGAGGTTgcttggagcagagcaggaaggaagggagaggtCCCAGCAAACCTGTCTGAGCTTGTGTGAGCTGTGGAGATGCCAAGAGGAAAAATGGAGAGGGCCTGGAGTGATGGGGAATAACTTCTCattgccagagggcagggttggatggggcattgggaaaaaattcctccctgtgagagtggtgaggcctTGGAATGGatttccagagaagctgggacAGTGAAGGATGaaatgggatttaaggtcccttctcaCCCAGTCCATCCTGGGATTTTATCATTCCAGGATCCTAAGGCTTCTCCCAGGCACTGTCAAGCTGCTCTTGGATAAATGTTTTGCTGTTGGTCAGGGTTTTAAATGGAGATTTCTCACTTTTAATGTAGGTTTTGTGCAAACCTGGAGTTGCTGGGAGCAGTCCTGTTGCCACCACAAAAAGGATGGGATTTAAAGCTGAAATCCTTGGCTTGGAGAAGCAGTTGAGTATCCTTGCTCCTACCCCACGCTTGCATTCTtagaggttaaaaaaataagggGAGGAAAGGAATCCTTTCATCTGAAAGTACCTGTGAGGTGGGATCCTGGATTTGCAGAAGGTTTGGGTGTTTAACCCTAGCAAGGACAGGTTGGGGGAAggaatgtttggggtttttgctgtCTGAGAGCAGTTTTGTGGTGCTGGGAGTGTTCTACAGCCGGTTCCAGTCACCTTTTTGTGTTCCAGGGTCAGTGTGAGCTCTGCAAACGTGGTTCCCCTGACAGAGGAGCGGATCAAGGCCATCGCCTCCACCCTGGGTGAGGACGGAGGGCCCCAAATGTGCTGCTTTGTGTCTTTTCTGGGTGTAAAAAATACCTCTAAAAACTCAGCCCCAAATGTGCTGCTTTGTGTCTTTTCTGGGTGTAAAAAATACCTCTAAAAACTCAGCCCCAAATGTGCTGCTTTGTGTCTTATCTGGGTGTAAAATCTCCACAGAAACTCGGCCTGGGGGGATAAAACTTCTGTAtttcacttattttcttttcccctttccataAAGTTGGAAAATAGGTGAAAAATTTatcatttttcctcttccctggggTGATTTCTTGGAGGGATGGTGAAGAAATATGAGTTTCCCTCAAAATGAGGCATTTCCAGCTTGGTCTTTGTGTGTCTCCATTCTTTGCCTGGGGAACTGTGGATGATTTCAGTAGTAAAAAATTCACCGAAAAACAAATACTGGGAGTaacatttattatttctttatgaTAGAATAATGATGATAACTTCatttattgaatatttttttccctcatcagAGCAAAAGAAAACCATGAGTGAGGCAGTGGAGGAGCTGCAATATCGCTGTTCCCTTAAAATTGCCCTGGATATTCTCCATGAGACTGACTCCAGCAGTCAAATGCCACTTGCAGAAGGACCAAATCCCGAATTTTCCCGGGAGAAATCTGCCCCACCCACCCCCTCCCACAGCTTCTCCTTGCGCTCTCGCTCGAAAAAATCGGAACCTGAGGCTGCCAAGAGGAAAAGGCAAGCCCAGAATAACTGTGGGCAAAAGGATGATCCCAAATCATGTAGGCAGGGACGTTCTGTGGCTCCAGGGAGGAGTGGAAAAGCACTTGGAAGTGGCAGAAGCCCTGCCAGAGCACGTGGGGGTGGCACAAACCCTGCCAGGTGTGGTGCCAGGGACTCGAGTGTGGCACCGGCCCCTGACAGCCACAACTGCAAAAAACCAGAAGGGAAATCATCCCCCAGCCAGAGGAAAACGCAGCCCAAAATGGGGAACGGAGTCTCCTGTGAGCCAGAGGCTGGAAGAAGTcagcaaggaaggaaaagaaggtggAGGGATGATTCCCCCCAGGATCAAGCACAGGTGGCTCCTGAGGAGGGgtctccctctgtcccctctaaATCTGGCACTGTGGAACCTTCCAGAAAGAAAGGAACTCGGCCTGGGagaacattgctggattcctccagtGAAACTGCCTCGGATGAGTTGGAGAAAAGCATCAGCAGTGAGAGTGAGAGCCTGGCAAAGCAGCTGGATGggaggagagaggcagagggTGGAAAACACCCGGCTGGGGCAGGTGTGGCCTCAGGCACAGACAGGAAATGCAGGAACCACCCTGGATCCTCACCTGGGCCTTCTGGTGCCTTCCCTCAGCCTCAGGAGGAGGAGAACCAGGATCCCTCACACCCAGCTGGGAATAAAGCCCCTGACTCCGAGGAAGATGAAGGTGGGCAAATCCCTTGGGGAAGGGAAACCTTCATCCCACGTGGGACCTTGGaatgctgctttgcttttgggGAAATGGCTCTTGAATTGCTGATTTAATTACTTTCGGTTTCCATTCCTGGTGATCCCTTCAGTGCTGGGGAGGCCTTGGGTGGTGGTTGGGTTCTCTGGATTTGCTTGgggttttccatggaaaagtggggtggtttttttgagCTCACACTTGTTTTTCCCTTACTGCTCTCTGATAAATTGagataaaatgtttttgaaTGAGGTCCTGAGACCAGCCCCATTCTTTCCCCTTTTATCTCCACATGATCAGGGAATTAGGATTCCCTAATTAAAGTGTGCAGGAGTGTCAGGTCCCCTCTGGGTCACACTCAGGTGTGTCTCACCTGCTCTGAAGCTGATCCTGTCCTAATCCCTGGATCCTGGTGCTgttggcagggctggaagccTCTGGGATGTCTTTCAGGAGAGTTTCCTCGGAGAGCCTCCCTCCACTCTCTCCTCTGGCagatgaagaggaggaaaatttcCCAAGCGTTCTGTCCCATCGAGGTGAGACatcagcacagggctgaggcTCTTCCTGCTGGGGCAGCTTCAGTTTGCCTGCAATCCCTGGGGATTGATTCCAGGAGGGGATCCAGCTGTGTCCAGGCTTGGGAGAAAATGCATTTCCTGGGTCCATCGGGCATTTTGCTgcagaatgaaatgaaaatccCTGAAACTGGACAAGGGCTGCCTGGGTTTCAGTTCAGGACTCCCTGTGCTACATTTTGGGCTCACTGTGAAAGCACCGAAGAGAAACtcctgaagaagaagaaaggggcAGCATCTGTCTTGTTTTATCGCTTTTAAGgaaaatttcccttctttttcacCCCAGAACCCAAATTCTTCGAGGAAGGGATGTTGGTGTGGTGCAAGCTGCGGCGGTATCCCTACTGGCCAGCCGTGGtaagagcagctcctgcctcctcaGATCCTGCTGATAAGGAGCAACTCCCAGTCTTGAAGTGACTTTTGCCCTTCCTGGAGGTGTTAAACACCTTCCAGTAGAAGCATTTCGAAATTGATAGAAGTAAAATTGTGCTAAAAGCACTCAAAATGTGGTCACTTCACACCTGTTTGTGCAGAGCACAGGATTATCCCAGTTCCTTTGTCATGGAGCAGAACTTTGTTTCCAATTTGATAAAGAAAGGGGAGGCCCTTTGTGCACTAAAAAATGCTTCCTTTGGGGAACTGGTTGCTGCTTCCGCTTGAGTTTTTCATATTTGTGTAATAAAGGAAAGttacagcaaaaggaa from Molothrus aeneus isolate 106 chromosome 27, BPBGC_Maene_1.0, whole genome shotgun sequence includes these protein-coding regions:
- the PWWP3A gene encoding PWWP domain-containing DNA repair factor 3A, coding for MTDQELILCKWKRRLWPAKVLCKPGVAGSSPVATTKRMGFKAEILGLEKQVSVSSANVVPLTEERIKAIASTLEQKKTMSEAVEELQYRCSLKIALDILHETDSSSQMPLAEGPNPEFSREKSAPPTPSHSFSLRSRSKKSEPEAAKRKRQAQNNCGQKDDPKSCRQGRSVAPGRSGKALGSGRSPARARGGGTNPARCGARDSSVAPAPDSHNCKKPEGKSSPSQRKTQPKMGNGVSCEPEAGRSQQGRKRRWRDDSPQDQAQVAPEEGSPSVPSKSGTVEPSRKKGTRPGRTLLDSSSETASDELEKSISSESESLAKQLDGRREAEGGKHPAGAGVASGTDRKCRNHPGSSPGPSGAFPQPQEEENQDPSHPAGNKAPDSEEDEGLEASGMSFRRVSSESLPPLSPLADEEEENFPSVLSHREPKFFEEGMLVWCKLRRYPYWPAVVKTVKRKHRRACVLFIDGTTNKKKKGFSVSLKSLKHFDCEEKQELIERAKENYSREIEWCLQLIQDYRIRVGCRSFTGSFLEYFAADISYPVRKEGYQSVVQMAFPSTAEEGAGESSSDTSPQKPPRKLLPDRTRAARDRENKKLVEFIVKTKGAEEHLLGILKSGKQSRWLKKFLNSSRYITCVETYLEDEEQLDLVVGYLKEVYREMDTRNLHQILGDGIRFISDVLLPEAIICAIAAVDDIDYEKAEEKYIKGPPVSKRERELFDEQVLGSKKLKTEPEPAES
- the LOC136567011 gene encoding calcium/calmodulin-dependent protein kinase type IV-like isoform X3 codes for the protein MPSSKSESEFWIDGSHREAALEDFYVVGPELGRGATSVVFSCQEKGTGAPYAAKILKKTIDKKIVRTEIGVLLRLSHPNIIKLKEIFETPSEIALVLELVTGGELFDRIVERGFYSERDAANVVKQILEAVSYLHENGVVHRDLKPENLLYADLSPNAPLKIGDFGLSKIVDEQDTMKTVCGTPGYCAPEILHGCPYGPEVDMWSVGVITYILLCGFEPFFDPRGDQYMYGRILTCDYEFVSPWWDEVSPNAKDLVRKLIVLDPQKRLTVHQALQHPWVTGKAAKFAHMDSTQRKLQEFNARRKLKAAMKAVVASSRLGNHGHHDCSRSGRGHGGPRVLAQPAGNGSAGAGTELRTFQSDHPATFQSDRSDVGPVAMVQSDHPATVQSDHPTTFQSDHCTEGPVAAFQSDHPTTVQSDHPAAFQSDHPATFQSDHPNVASVAKFQSDHPTLGPVAAFQSDHPATFQSDHPNVTPVAKFQSDHPTMFQSDHPDVAPMSMVQSDHAVVAPVAVPGPACDS
- the LOC136567011 gene encoding calcium/calmodulin-dependent protein kinase type IV-like isoform X4, whose protein sequence is MKTVCGTPGYCAPEILHGCPYGPEVDMWSVGVITYILLCGFEPFFDPRGDQYMYGRILTCDYEFVSPWWDEVSPNAKDLVRKLIVLDPQKRLTVHQALQHPWVTGKAAKFAHMDSTQRKLQEFNARRKLKAAMKAVVASSRLGNHGHHDCSRSGRGHGGPRVLAQPAGNGSAGAGTELRTFQSDHPATFQSDRSDVGPVAMVQSDHPATVQSDHPTTFQSDHCTEGPVAAFQSDHPTTVQSDHPAAFQSDHPATFQSDHPNVASVAKFQSDHPTLGPVAAFQSDHPATFQSDHPNVTPVAKFQSDHPTMFQSDHPDVAPMSMVQSDHAVVAPVAVPGPACDS